Genomic DNA from Haloplanus sp. HW8-1:
CGACGGGCACCGCGACACCGGCAGCTACCGCGACGCCGATGCCTACCACGTCCACCGACGGTCCAGGATTCGGCGTCCTCGTGGCCCTTCTCGGGGTGCTCGCCGCTGCAGGGGTCGCTCGGTGGCGTTGATCCGATCACCGCCGGCGCGGGTCGCGCGAAGTCAGTCGACCGATCGCGCACGCTCGAACCGGTACGGCGGGAGGATGAGGTCGTCGAGGTCCGGCATCAGTTTGACGTTGTAGACGATCCGCAGTTCGGCCGTCGTCGGGGCGCCGATACAGGACAACTGGATGCCGCGATCGAGCATCTCGGACGAGAGGACGTGATCGATCGGCATCGTCATCTCGCCGTCGACGACGGCGACCGCACAGTTCGCACACGCGCCGCCACGGCAGGCGTACGGCCACGCGAACCCGCGGTTCTCGGCCGCTTGCAGGAGCGTCTCGCTCGGTTCGGCCAGGAACTCGCCGTAGTCCGCGGGATCGAGGTCGGCCGCAGCCGCCTTCTCGAACAGGTCGTCGTCGTCGAGGCTCCAGTTCCGGTCGTCGATCACCGCGTAGTTGAGGTACTCGACGCGGGAGCCATCCGGACGGGTCGCCCCGTCCCGATCCTCCTCGGCTGACTCGTCGCTCCCGTCCCCGTCGACCTGTCCGTCGACGATCGCCTCGTACGCCGCCTTGACTCGCTGGAACGCGCGAACCGAGCCACCCTGATCCGGGTGGGTCTCCATCACCCGCCGGCGGTACGCCCGATCGATCTCCGCCTCGTCG
This window encodes:
- the fer gene encoding ferredoxin Fer gives rise to the protein MDAFDVLEVDPDADEAEIDRAYRRRVMETHPDQGGSVRAFQRVKAAYEAIVDGQVDGDGSDESAEEDRDGATRPDGSRVEYLNYAVIDDRNWSLDDDDLFEKAAAADLDPADYGEFLAEPSETLLQAAENRGFAWPYACRGGACANCAVAVVDGEMTMPIDHVLSSEMLDRGIQLSCIGAPTTAELRIVYNVKLMPDLDDLILPPYRFERARSVD